In Denitratisoma sp. DHT3, one DNA window encodes the following:
- a CDS encoding WbuC family cupin fold metalloprotein produces MIQLIDANALAALSAEAAASPRRRRNRNFHAADDHPAHRLLNAIEPGSYVAPHRHLAATKDETMLVLQGRLGLLIFDDAGQVIRTATLTPGAVCGVDIPHGTWHSLVALESGTVFFEAKAGPYLPLDADERAAWAPAENDAAAAAYQRELAARFS; encoded by the coding sequence ATGATCCAACTGATCGACGCCAACGCGCTGGCCGCGCTGAGCGCCGAGGCGGCGGCCAGTCCGCGCCGGCGCAGGAACCGCAATTTCCACGCGGCGGACGACCATCCCGCCCATCGTCTGCTGAACGCCATCGAGCCCGGTTCCTACGTGGCGCCGCATCGCCATCTGGCGGCGACCAAGGACGAGACCATGCTGGTGCTGCAAGGCCGCCTGGGCCTGCTGATTTTCGACGATGCCGGCCAGGTGATCCGCACCGCGACGCTGACGCCGGGCGCGGTGTGCGGCGTCGACATCCCGCACGGCACCTGGCATTCCCTGGTGGCGCTGGAATCCGGCACGGTTTTCTTCGAGGCCAAGGCGGGACCCTATCTGCCCCTGGATGCGGACGAGCGGGCCGCCTGGGCGCCGGCCGAGAACGATGCGGCGGCGGCTGCCTATCAGCGGGAGCTGGCGGCGCGGTTTTCCTGA